Proteins from a genomic interval of Bacteroidota bacterium:
- the pyrR gene encoding bifunctional pyr operon transcriptional regulator/uracil phosphoribosyltransferase PyrR: protein MSGDVSQRWPLFPAQALRRMLRRMAFQIHEHHPEVANLLLVGIPTRGVVLARRVAQELERICNRPVPTGILDPRPYRDDRRGAKGEVADASLLPERIDGRDVVLVDDVLMTGRTIRAALDGLIRYGRPRTVRLAVLIDRGLREFPIQPDFVGRVLPTKARERVQVRLEEVDGQEGIWIVESS, encoded by the coding sequence ATGTCCGGTGACGTCTCACAGCGGTGGCCTCTGTTCCCCGCGCAGGCGCTTCGGCGCATGCTGCGGCGAATGGCCTTTCAGATCCACGAGCACCACCCTGAGGTCGCCAATCTACTGCTAGTGGGCATCCCAACGCGCGGGGTTGTGCTAGCACGCCGAGTGGCCCAGGAGCTGGAGCGCATCTGCAACAGGCCGGTGCCGACCGGAATACTCGATCCCCGGCCGTACCGGGATGATCGGAGGGGCGCTAAGGGGGAGGTGGCGGATGCTTCTCTGCTGCCCGAGCGGATCGACGGGCGCGACGTGGTGCTCGTCGACGATGTGCTGATGACCGGACGCACGATTCGCGCCGCCCTAGACGGACTCATTCGCTACGGTAGACCCCGGACCGTGCGTCTGGCTGTGCTCATCGACCGCGGATTGCGCGAGTTCCCTATTCAGCCGGATTTTGTCGGCCGTGTTTTGCCCACCAAGGCCCGCGAGCGCGTACAGGTGCGCTTGGAGGAGGTCGACGGCCAAGAGGGGATCTGGATCGTGGAAAGCTCCTAA